Proteins co-encoded in one Podospora pseudoanserina strain CBS 124.78 chromosome 7 map unlocalized CBS124.78p_7, whole genome shotgun sequence genomic window:
- a CDS encoding uncharacterized protein (EggNog:ENOG503P6JY; COG:J) produces the protein MLYETIGIVRSGHLPEVKELVLTAGKIILQQGGVIRDIRNWGTFSLPQAISRGQQRHTKGHYFIMRYDCGIKANEQVRKTLALDVRVIRSANVKLGNGKLETLSKFGEIRWDKLEGEV, from the exons ATGTTGTACGAGACAATCGGCATT GTCCGCTCCGGGCACCTCCCCGAAGTAAAAGAGCTGGTCCTCACGGCCGGCAAGATCATCCTCCAGCAGGGGGGTGTCATCCGCGACATCCGCAACTGGggcaccttctccctcccccaggCCATCTCCCGCGGCCAACAGCGCCACACAAAGGGCCACTACTTCATCATGCGCTACGACTGCGGCATCAAGGCCAACGAGCAGGTCCGCAAGACGCTCGCCCTCGACGTGCGCGTCATCCGGTCCGCCAACGTCAAGCTCGGCAACGGCAAGCTCGAGACGCTGAGCAAGTTTGGCGAGATTCGGTGGGATaagctggagggggaggtgtaa
- the DCN1 gene encoding Scaffold-type E3 ligase (COG:S; EggNog:ENOG503P262), which produces MGTSRRHEGNSGRSVLRTLFASCFHKRPGQPPPKAPPSEGATETDSGDSSLHSLPVPTINSNQKPAPQLSIREAPPNTTIKPPDIIMPKAPKKSKSATKKAAPDLSAKGAKSKSKDRSPLKTADLESFCSRYFSAHDGASSAKQQEADARKKQLEAIFDDFETDEDKNDNHDSGDPALGADSSMRYLEAVGANPADYSLLVVCEIVKATTIGEITKEGFVEGWSEVIETLDASVKPDLATQKRYVQSRMKQVSHDPAYYKKLYQYAFVVGKTNKAMAMDTACAMWEMLFDAGIGHEWKTANVNWLESWSEYLQEKFYVPPPNPDAAEEGKWTRTVSKDLWNQTLVFVNKTLEDESLGFWSEEQAWPGIIDDFVVWCREKGIVAPKAKDDMDVDE; this is translated from the exons ATGGGCACTAGCCGCAGGCACGAAGGCAACAGCGGGCGCAGTGTGCTCCGCACCCTGTTTGCCTCGTGCTTTCACAAACGACCAGGgcaacctccaccaaaggCGCCGCCTAGTGAGGGAGCGACCGAGACTGACAGCGGCGACTCATCACTGCATTCTCTCCCGGTCCCTACTATTAATTCCAATCAAAAACCTGCACCACAGCTCTCCATTAGAGAAGccccacccaacaccaccatcaagccTCCAGACATCATCATGCCCAAGGCACCGAAAAAGTCAAAGTCTGccaccaagaaggccgcccCCGATCTGTCGGCCAAGGGGGCAAAGTCCAAGTCGAAAGACAGGTCGCCACTCAA AACCGCTGACCTCGAATCCTTCTGCTCTAGATACTTTTCTGCCCATGATGGAGCTTCGAGTGCGAAGCAGCAGGAGGCAGACGCGCGAAAGAAGCAGTTAGAAGCCATCTTTGATGATTTCGAGACTG ACGAGGACAAGAATGACAACCACGATAGCGGGGACCCGGCCCTGGGGGCAGATTCATCCATGCGCTACCTCGAGGCTGTGGGCGCCAACCCTGCCGATTACAGCCTGCTTGTGGTGTGTGAAATCGTCAAGGCCACGACCATTGGAGAAATCACCAAGGAAGGCTTTGTGGAGGGCTGGAGCGAGGTCATCGAAACTCTCGACGCCAGCGTCAAACCCGACCTGGCAACCCAAAAACGCTATGTCCAATCTCGGATGAAGCAGGTCTCCCATGACCCAGCCTATTACAAGAAGCTGTACCAGTATGCCTTTGTTGTTGGGAAAACTAACAAGGCCATGGCCATGGACACGGCTTGCGCTATGTGGGAGATGCTTTTCGACGCCGGCATTGGGCACGAGTGGAAGACTGCCAATGTCAACTGGTTGGAGTCGTGGTCAGAGTACCTGCAGGAGAAGTTTTACGTTCCGCCACCAAATCCCGACGCGGCCGAAGAAGGAAAATGGACACGCACTGTGAGCAAGGACTTGTGGAACCAGACATTGGTGTTCGTCAACAAGACGCTCGAGGATGAGTCCCTTGGTTTCTGGTCCGAGGAGCAAGCTTGGCCAGGCATCATCGACGACTTTGTGGTCTGGTGCCGGGAGAAGGGGATTGTGGctcccaaggccaaggacgACATGGACGTGGACGAGTAG
- the MVP1 gene encoding Sorting nexin mvp1 (EggNog:ENOG503NWJE; COG:U) — protein MSLFGSSLPEAASSGTGPSHVANSKSSLFEDESPMTKSTSTALFADDDAGSDSSPWDLPTPRKHHTRADLIRNLLASSDVPDSYVEVFDAVSREDGSGGRITSGGVARTLAAAKLGADAQARIMGIVVPPGGGSEGISLERGEFNVLLALIGLAQEGETVSLDGVDERRRSLPQPKLHGLVDTTPALPHLAELGAKPPQRPVSPPPPALAHKPLPSPRQHRTIRKASMDYPEDPWNTPDVHKNHNHGPEPPRSNGSDVPGTAPVENGSGLFSTSPQATMPGRTTSTFTTSAPPSASGPVGESAGTWGFFDGNPSSAGGFNSQGAIPTVPFAVNEGAREPAIVQPVGPTPSRTIGGGRAGSAVEENILVTLMPEKEGMFLFQHHNYEVSSTRRTSKVIRRYSDFVWLLDCLHKRYPFRVLPLLPPKRVAVNGNHLSNDGAFIEKRRRGLARFLNALVRHSVLSQEQMVIMFLTVPTELSVWRKQATISIQDEFAGRALPSGLEDSLPQTLEELFSRTRAGVKRSAELYITVCNIMDRLVKRSEGVAADHARVALTLTSLTEASADTYATDINEIPLLNDGLQAMSRHLRTAQGLLEDEARAWDEGVLEDLKRQRDALVSLRDLFDRRERLDKDNIPQLERRIATNETRLAALRTKPEGMVKPGEMEKVVEAIIKDKESIVNQHNRSVFVKECIRDELLFFQQTQYNVSRWNQDWAQERVKYSEMLADNWRRLIDELEGMPLGD, from the exons ATGTCTCTTTTTGGAAGCTCTCTGCCAGAAGCTGCCTCGTCAGGCACCGGGCCCAGCCATGTCGCAAACAGCAAATCATCGCTCTTTGAGGACGAGTCGCCCATGACTAAATCAACATCAACGGCTCTCTTCGCAGACGATGATGCTGGGTCGGACTCGTCGCCGTGGGACCTGCCGACGCCCCGCAAGCACCACACTCGTGCCGATCTGATCCGCAACCTGCTGGCTTCGTCGGATGTGCCCGACAGCTACGTCGAGGTGTTCGACGCTGTGTCCCGCGAGGATGGCAGCGGAGGCCGCATCACGTCTGGTGGCGTCGCGAGAACATTAGCGGCTGCTAAGCTAGGTGCAGATGCCCAGGCACGCATAATGGGGATTGTGGTTCctcccggcggcggcagcgaggGCATCTCGCTGGAACGGGGCGAGTTCAATGTTCTGCTGGCCTTGATTGGTCTGGCCCAGGAAGGCGAGACGGTTAGCCTGGATGGTGTGGATGAGCGCCGCCGAA GTCTACCCCAGCCCAAGCTCCACGGCCTCGTCGACACCACACCAGCCCTGCCCCATCTTGCCGAACTGGGTGCCAAACCGCCTCAGCGACCAgtgtcaccacctcctcctgcgtTGGCCCACAAGCCGCTTCCTTCGCCCCGCCAACATCGCACCATTAGGAAGGCGTCCATGGACTACCCAGAAGATCCGTGGAACACGCCCGACGTGCACAAGAACCATAACCACGGCCCCGAACCCCCGCGATCCAACGGCAGCGATGTCCCCGGTACGGCACCCGTTGAGAACGGGAGCGGCTTGTTCAGCACGAGCCCACAGGCTACGATGCCGGGCCGCACAACGTCTACCTTCACCACCAGTGCACCTCCGTCCGCTTCGGGACCAGTAGGAGAGTCGGCAGGCACCTGGGGATTTTTTGATGGGAACCCGTCATCGGCCGGTGGTTTCAACAGTCAGGGTGCCATTCCCACTGTTCCCTTTGCCGTCAACGAAGGGGCGCGTGAGCCTGCGATTGTTCAGCCCGTGGGCCCGACTCCTAGCAGGACCATTGGAGGCGGGCGAGCAGGCTCAGCTGTGGAAGAAAACATACTGGTTACCTTGATGCCCGAGAAGGAAGGCATGTTTCTgtttcaacaccacaactACGAGGTATCCAGCACAAGACGAACCAGCAAGGTGATTCGACGGTATAGCGATTTTGTGTGGCTGTTGGACTGTCTGCACAAGCGATATCCCTTCCGAGTGCTGCCGCTTTTACCTCCGAAGCGGGTTGCAG TCAACGGAAACCATCTGTCCAACGACGGGGCCTTTATTGAGAAGAGACGCCGCGGTCTGGCTAGGTTCCTCAACGCGCTTGTTCGGCATTCAGTCCTGAGCCAGGAGCAGATGGTCATCATGTTCTTAACCGTCCCCACC GAACTGTCGGTTTGGCGGAAGCAAGCTACGATCTCCATACAGGATGAGTTTGCCGGCCGCGCTTTGCCTTCAGGGCTCGAAGATTCTCTCCCACAGACGCTGGAGGAACTCTTTAGTCGCACTCGTGCTGGCGTAAAGCGGAGCGCTGAATTATACATTACAGTTTGCAACATCATGGACCGGCTTGTCAAGCGCTCTGAGGGCGTCGCCGCTGACCATGCCCGGGTTGCGCTGACCCTCACGTCCTTGACCGAGGCCAGTGCCGACACATATGCCACCGACATCAACGAAATTCCCCTGCTGAATGACGGCCTCCAAGCAATGAGTCGTCATCTGCGCACGGCCCAGGGTTTGCTGGAGGACGAAGCTCGTGCATGGGACGAAGGTGTGTTGGAGGACCTCAAGCGCCAGAGAGACGCGCTGGTCAGTTTGCGAGATCTTTTTGATCGTAGGGAAAGACTCGACAAGGACAATATCCCTCAGCTGGAGCGCCGCATTGCCACAAACGAGACACGGCTTGCTGCGCTGCGCACCAAGCCAGAAGGGATGGTCAAGCCGGGCgagatggaaaaggtggtggaagccatcatcaag GACAAGGAGTCGATCGTCAACCAGCACAATCGGTCCGTTTTTGTGAAGGAATGCATCCGCGACGAGTTGCTCTTTTTCCAGCAAACCCAGTACAACGTCTCGCGGTGGAACCAAGATTGGGCTCAAGAGCGCGTCAAGTACTCGGAGATGCTGGCAGACAACTGGCGCCGGCTTATTGATGAACTTGAGGGCATGCCACTCGGCGATTAG